The following coding sequences are from one Panicum hallii strain FIL2 chromosome 5, PHallii_v3.1, whole genome shotgun sequence window:
- the LOC112893873 gene encoding uncharacterized protein LOC112893873, with protein MYTSHFKDENGKERNKGDDEYINKSLPYYGNLAIIFGDSVATGQFVKTSSEPLAVDVEEDTQKDEMNLRTPSSATIDKDDTAASGNRPSKRAKKDDNGADSLLQAFDRGTQTLTSAIRDAASKKALPPGLFEAMDSLPGFELEQKAKYYSYLLNHPNVAHGFVDAPLLYKLSMITEFINANM; from the exons atgtaCACAAGTCATTTTAAG GATGAGAACGGAAAGGAGAGAAACAAGGGTGATGATGAGTACATAAACAAGTCTCTTCCATACTATGGCAATCTAGCTATAATTTTTGGTGATAGTGTTGCAACAGGGCAATTTGTGAAGACCTCAAGTGAACCTCTTGCTGTAGATGTTGAAGAGGATACACAAAAGGATGAGATGAATCTTAGGACACCATCTAGTGCTACTATTGACAAAGATGACACGGCGGCTTCAGGCAATAGGCCCTCCAAGAGAGCTAAGAAGGATGACAATGGAGCTGATTCTTTGCTTCAAGCCTTTGATCGTGGTACTCAAACCCTAACTAGTGCCATACGAGATGCAGCATCAAAGAAAGCTTTGCCACCGGGTTTGTTTGAAGCTATGGATAGCCTTCCTGGTTTTGAGCTTGAGCAAAAGGCTAAGTACTATTCTTATTTGTTGAACCATCCTAATGTTGCACATGGCTTTGTGGATGCGCCGTTGTTGTACAAGCTCTCTATGATTACTGAGTTCATTAATGCTAATATGTAG